One Campylobacter pinnipediorum subsp. caledonicus genomic window carries:
- a CDS encoding uracil-DNA glycosylase family protein: MNLNSIETHILKPFIPQDSNILLLGSFPPPQARWSMPFYYPNFNNDMWRIFGLAFMNDKMYFVNLEQKTFYQDKIMDFLKLKGIAIGDSALKVQRLKGNADDKFLEVKEALNIGEILKQMPNCKAILTTGTKACEIVLQQAKNNGWILDSKDTIKAPKTGEYTQAFAPNTQDNEKQSIKIYRMPSSSRAYPLSLDKKAQIYKEVISKYTY, translated from the coding sequence ATGAATTTAAATAGCATTGAAACTCATATACTAAAACCATTTATACCACAAGACTCAAATATTTTGCTTTTAGGTAGCTTTCCACCACCACAAGCAAGATGGAGTATGCCCTTTTATTATCCAAATTTTAACAACGACATGTGGAGGATATTTGGACTAGCGTTTATGAATGATAAAATGTATTTTGTAAATTTAGAACAAAAGACCTTTTATCAAGATAAGATTATGGATTTTTTAAAACTAAAAGGCATAGCCATAGGCGATAGTGCATTAAAAGTGCAAAGGCTAAAAGGCAATGCCGATGATAAGTTCTTAGAAGTAAAAGAAGCACTAAACATTGGCGAGATATTAAAACAAATGCCAAATTGCAAAGCTATTTTAACAACTGGCACAAAGGCTTGTGAGATAGTGTTGCAACAAGCTAAAAATAATGGCTGGATTTTAGATAGCAAGGATACTATAAAAGCTCCAAAAACAGGCGAATATACACAAGCTTTTGCACCAAATACACAAGATAATGAAAAACAAAGCATAAAAATATACCGTATGCCATCTAGCTCAAGAGCATATCCTTTAAGTCTCGACAAAAAAGCTCAAATTTATAAAGAAGTTATAAGTAAGTATACTTACTAA
- a CDS encoding protein adenylyltransferase SelO: MKQENFGWNISNTYEQLPKRFYSFAKNSAFPKPSLVIYNEDLAKQLGLSEELKKLNDEQKSELFVGNAFLDDMRPISQAYAGHQFGYFTTLGDGRAILLAEQNAPDGKTYDIQLKGSGKTPYSRGGDGKAVIGPMLREYIISEAMYGLNIATTRSLAVSLTGEMVFRDGMEQGAVLARVASSHLRVGTFEFAYLGNDGDVKALADYAIKRHYSYIQNDKNPYQSLLKEVIKKQAKLIAKWQLVGFIHGVMNTDNMSICGESIDYGPCAFMDRYDPKTVFSSIDKHSRYSYEHQPPIGHWNLSVFADTLLPILDENQDKAIKIAEDELSKYLPIFKEAFLSGMREKLGLIKEQENDEVLVSELLNLMYKNGADYTNTFVRLSLEVGEQDGSYLQGTSELFDDIEFKKWQEKWYESIEKSEQNRQKVYDMMKNANPFVIPRNHLVESALSSAAKGDYQEFSELLNVLQKPYEYDFKNSKYQELPSVSMANYQTFCGT, from the coding sequence ATGAAACAAGAAAATTTTGGTTGGAATATAAGCAATACATACGAACAGCTTCCTAAAAGATTTTATTCATTTGCTAAAAACTCAGCTTTTCCAAAACCTAGTTTAGTTATTTATAACGAAGACCTAGCAAAGCAACTAGGGCTTAGCGAAGAGCTAAAAAAGTTAAATGATGAGCAAAAATCAGAGCTTTTTGTGGGAAATGCATTTTTAGATGACATGAGACCTATATCACAAGCTTATGCTGGACATCAGTTTGGGTATTTTACCACACTTGGAGATGGCAGGGCTATTTTACTAGCGGAACAAAACGCACCAGATGGAAAAACATACGACATACAACTAAAAGGAAGTGGAAAAACACCTTATTCTCGTGGTGGAGATGGTAAGGCGGTGATTGGTCCTATGCTTAGAGAGTATATCATAAGCGAAGCCATGTATGGATTAAATATAGCCACCACTAGAAGTTTGGCTGTATCTTTAACGGGTGAAATGGTGTTTAGAGATGGTATGGAGCAAGGTGCTGTTTTAGCAAGGGTTGCTAGTAGTCATCTTAGGGTTGGGACATTTGAGTTTGCATATCTTGGAAATGATGGCGATGTCAAGGCTTTGGCTGATTATGCCATAAAAAGGCACTATTCTTATATACAAAACGATAAAAATCCATATCAATCTTTGCTAAAAGAAGTCATAAAAAAACAAGCCAAACTTATAGCAAAATGGCAACTTGTAGGCTTTATACACGGCGTTATGAATACCGATAATATGAGTATTTGCGGCGAGAGTATTGACTATGGTCCTTGTGCTTTTATGGATAGATATGATCCAAAAACGGTGTTTAGTTCTATTGACAAGCATTCAAGGTATTCTTATGAGCACCAGCCACCTATTGGGCATTGGAATTTATCTGTGTTTGCGGACACACTTTTGCCTATTTTAGATGAAAATCAAGACAAAGCTATCAAGATAGCAGAAGATGAGCTATCTAAATATTTGCCTATTTTTAAAGAGGCATTTTTAAGCGGTATGAGAGAAAAGCTTGGTCTTATAAAAGAGCAAGAAAATGATGAGGTTTTAGTGTCCGAGCTTTTAAATTTGATGTATAAAAATGGTGCTGATTATACAAATACATTTGTTCGTTTAAGTCTTGAAGTAGGCGAGCAAGATGGGTCTTACTTACAAGGCACAAGCGAGCTTTTTGATGATATAGAGTTTAAAAAATGGCAAGAAAAATGGTATGAGAGTATAGAAAAATCAGAACAAAACAGGCAAAAGGTGTACGATATGATGAAAAATGCAAACCCTTTTGTGATACCTAGAAATCATCTTGTTGAAAGTGCTTTAAGTAGCGCAGCAAAGGGCGATTATCAAGAGTTTAGTGAGCTTTTAAATGTTTTGCAAAAGCCTTATGAATATGATTTTAAAAACTCAAAATATCAAGAACTGCCAAGTGTTTCAATGGCAAACTATCAAACATTTTGTGGGACTTGA